One genomic region from Cydia pomonella isolate Wapato2018A chromosome 4, ilCydPomo1, whole genome shotgun sequence encodes:
- the LOC133517146 gene encoding rab GDP dissociation inhibitor alpha has protein sequence MDEEYDAIVLGTGLKECILSGMLSVSGKKVLHIDRNKYYGGESASITPLEELFSKFNAPAPDETYGRGRDWNVDLIPKFLMANGLLVKLLIHTGVTRYLEFKSVEGSYVYKGGKISKVPVDQKEALASDLMGMFEKRRFRNFLIYVQDFQEEDAKTWKDFDPSQANMQSLYEKFGLDRNTQDFTGHALALYLDDDYLQRPAIETIRRIKLYSDSLARYGKSPYLYPMYGLGELPQGFARLSAIYGGTYMLDKPIDEIVLGEGGKVVGVRSGNEIAKCKQVYCDPSYVLDRVRKKAQVIRCICLLDHPIANTKDALSTQIIIPQKQVGRNSDIYVSLVSYTHQVAAKGWFIAMVSTTVETNDPESEIKPGLDLLGAIRQKFVSVSDYYEPTDDGSQSQIFISESYDATSHFDSTCVDVLKIYKRGTGEDFDFSKVKVELGEEDQ, from the coding sequence CTGGTTTGAAGGAATGCATTCTAAGTGGAATGCTTTCCGTGTCCGGCAAGAAGGTATTGCACATTGATCGAAACAAGTACTATGGAGGTGAATCCGCGTCAATTACCCCGTTAGAGGAATTGTTCTCAAAGTTCAACGCACCGGCACCGGATGAAACCTACGGTCGAGGTCGCGACTGGAATGTGGACTTGATTCCTAAGTTCTTGATGGCCAATGGGCTGCTGGTCAAGCTGCTCATTCACACGGGCGTCACCCGCTACTTGGAGTTCAAGTCAGTGGAAGGAAGCTACGTGTACAAAGGTGGTAAGATCTCCAAAGTACCCGTGGATCAAAAGGAGGCGCTCGCTTCCGACCTAATGGGCATGTTTGAGAAACGTCGTTTCCGCAACTTCCTCATCTATGTCCAAGACTTCCAGGAGGAAGACGCCAAGACGTGGAAAGACTTCGATCCCAGCCAGGCCAACATGCAGTCTCTGTATGAAAAGTTCGGACTCGACAGAAACACCCAGGACTTTACTGGTCACGCCCTGGCCCTTTACTTGGATGATGATTACCTCCAGCGGCCGGCCATAGAGACAATACGCCGCATCAAGCTATACTCGGATTCTCTTGCTCGGTATGGAAAATCTCCCTACTTGTACCCCATGTATGGCCTTGGTGAGCTCCCTCAAGGCTTTGCCCGTCTTTCAGCCATTTATGGAGGCACATACATGCTGGACAAACCTATTGATGAGATTGTACTTGGAGAAGGTGGAAAAGTGGTAGGTGTCCGTTCTGGAAATGAGATTGCTAAGTGCAAGCAGGTGTATTGCGACCCCAGTTATGTTCTTGATAGAGTCCGCAAGAAGGCTCAGGTGATCCGTTGCATCTGCCTATTAGATCACCCTATTGCTAATACCAAGGATGCTTTGTCCACCCAGATCATTATCCCTCAGAAGCAAGTGGGTAGGAATTCTGACATCTATGTGTCCCTGGTGTCCTACACCCACCAGGTGGCAGCCAAGGGATGGTTTATTGCGATGGTGTCTACAACTGTTGAAACTAATGATCCTGAGTCTGAAATCAAGCCTGGTCTGGACCTTCTTGGAGCCATCAGGCAGAAATTTGTGTCTGTGTCCGACTACTATGAGCCTACAGATGATGGTAGTCAGAGCCAGATTTTTATATCTGAGTCTTATGATGCTACATCCCACTTTGATTCTACCTGTGTAGATGTGCTCAAAATTTACAAGCGTGGTACAGGGGAGGACTTTGATTTCTCTAAGGTGAAGGTAGAGCTTGGCGAGGAGGATCAGTGA